AGCTATTTCGTgacattaacatttttttatgttaatagtattaaataatattaaatttctctgACATAAAACaccaaaaaatgtaaattatttgttatattttaagattaatcagataataatttagtattacatttatttaaaaaaaaattatattataaaataatattatttaagcaataataagccgaaaaatttgatttatgtgtactttttttatttaatacattataaagttaacgttacgtaaaaaaacaaaataaaaaatctataacaatctattaagatttatacgcatcatttttatttttagttttttatgagtttacgagaaaaaaattgtgtagtGTAAAtcagagaaaataaaagaaactagTTTCTTGACTAAATCGCCTCGCAGATGTCTCTCGCCAAATGATCCGTAACACTTTCGATCTGATTGATAATACTACAACTCTTCAAGAAAGCGTTAGtaatttagaataatgatACGACAAAGatagatatattatagatatataaaaggCATAAACgttcacatacacacacacacacacacacacacacacacacattgtcGCGGtatcgataaattttattccggATGTAAAATCCATAATGTCAGTAGCAATATCGTGAATCAGGTTCCGTTAAATTATACGTAAACTCTCGACATCGAGAGAACGCAGACTACTGAAAGAAAGGAATATTTAAAGTAGGGCAACCTACATAACTCGCGTAATCTTTACTCATCGTCAATCTCTTAGAGTGCGTATGGAGAAGGAACGACGTGTAATTagtagtataaaatataggAGAAAGAATGCGCGTTTTAGTTCTGAGCATTTCTTCTAGGCCGACTGAAGTATCTATCGGTACTTGATTTACTTTGTGTTACGTTTGGAGAAGTAACTGTCACTCTTAAAATCCTTTGttcgttattttttcctactgaaaattttatttatactattttttaaatctatcaaTTTGTGGCTTATAATCCTAACTTCACGAAAGTTACTTTTCAGTTTTAAATCGGcgatgtaataatttttaacggtTCTTCGAGGATTTTGCGGCACACGAGGCATGATTTTAGAAGTAAGGGATCGATGATTGGTCACGAAGCTTTAGCAAAGATAAGTGtaatacgaaataaaaatccacTTTTCGCTAAACCGCAACGAGATTGCGCGCTAATGTAATATCACCGGCGATTACGAGGTTGCTCTGATGCAACAATCGCGTACCACTTCTTCGTCGTGAAGGGCTGTTAATGTGGTCGACATCGTAGCGGGCTCGTGCAAAAACTCTGCACTCTGTTTCGCGTACACAATTGAAGAATATCATTCTCCGCGAGACAGACCGCGGACACTCGTTTGGTGTGTTGAAAGCGCATCGTTTAGAGAATTCCCTTTTTTTTGCATGCGCGCTTTCCACACGTGTGTCGCATATATTAACCACACGTAATGTTCTAGAAAGCCATAATAAGATCGTTGCGTGGATGTACATAACGTACGTCGAGAGTCATTAAAGAATCATGAATCTTTGGTTAATGGTGGCATGACAATATGGAGGCCATTCCTCGATTCTTCTCACgtagaaaagaagaaataataaaaattgaatattcgTAATGAGCAAAACGCTATTGAGATCTATTAGtatcgatttcttttttttttgttggcATTCATTCAGTTGGCGCACAAAGATATAAGCAATGagtatgtaaattattaattataataataattatgcacaataatgtattgtaaaaatgtttaagaatTATACGTTATTTATTCGATATATTCAGTTTGTCCGAAAGTATGTAAATGCAAATTccttttggaatttttttattttatactgttttctctttaattcttcgagattaaaatctatattttattgaaatatatatgtataaccgtttaggttaaataaaaagattcttatatgatggaaatataaaaatattatcatttggATTTAGTAtaagttttttcttaaagaaacacacacacacatacaacgtatatacttggcgctttttaaaaatttttcttcaaattacatatatatcaacGTGACTTTAATTTTCGAGATGTAAATACTTGTTATAGATAGTCTAGCAACATGGCGCCGAATTTGTTCGGCAGTTCAGCAACTTTATTCCTCGAAGCTTCCCAGCAGGATGTGTCGCAAAAAAAATCGGCGGCAGAGAAGGCTGTGACGCAACAATTGTCAATTCAAAAGACACAAACCTTGAAGCCTAAATATCAATGGAAGATTGTTTGGAGAAACATGATAGCTTTTGCTTACCTTCATCTTGGAGCGCTTTATggattgtatattttaataacggtTGCCAGATTTTACACGTTTCTTTGGAgtacgttttatttatgtataatatcttttaaaacttAAGACTCGAgtgttgttttatataatatataaatatatataataatatatatatatataataatatatatagataatattaattgcaaccaattaatttgcaaaaaaaaacaacataaaGAGTAGATATCAATAGCGTAAACTAGTACAgtctataaattaataataattacaagtgTTTTATTTGTGAAAGATCTTATGATATTGTCATAtctgattttatttatcttttcagGTATTTTTGTTGCTTCTTTCGCTGCTGTTGGTGTTACAGCAGGTGCTCACAGACTATGGGCTCATCGGGCTTACAAAGCGAAATGGCCAATGAGAATTATTCTTATGCTTTTGCAGACCACAGCTTTCCAAGTAAGTCTCCCGATCATGCTGATTATATGAACATATTCATAtgcatttagaaaaataataattattattattaaatttagtaattattatcttaaatatagaatttaaaataatattacagatactttttaatattattatcaaaatataaaaatgctctagagactaatttttttaagaaaatattaatattatttaaaaattataattacttatttttgttttacagaATCACATTTACGAATGGGTGAGAGATCACCGAGTTCATCATAAATTTACGGACACAAACGCGGATCCGCATAACGCACAGAGAGGCTTCTTCTTCTCGCATATGGGCTGGCTTTTGCTTCGTAAGCACCCGGACGTCATCAGCAAGGGAGCCACAATCGATATGAGCGATCTCGATAAAGATTTTGTTGTTGTCTGGCAACGCAGGTATGGTGACTCTTCATCGACGAAAATACCGTTTCATATCTGAAATtagtgaaattttaatatcacgcGGTTGTTAAGAAAAGATTACCGCTCAACTTTATTCGTCAAAATGAACTTATATTACAGGCTTTACATTATTCTGATGCCTGTTTTCTGCTTCCTGCTTCCTACATGGATACCATGCCATTATTGGAACGAGAAACCCATGTACGCGTGGTACGCCACCCTTTTCAGATACACGTTGTCGCTGAACGTGACCTGGTTGGTGAACTCCGCGGCTCACATTTGGGGCATGAAACCGTATGACAAGTGAGTATCACTAAAAATGCACCTCTCTGTCATTCAGTCTATTTCAAACCGTACAACAAATTTGATTAACAAAAATCGATAAGCGAAACGCGTTCATATCTTTGTCACAGCTCCATTAGCCCCACCGACAGCTACAGTGTTGGCATCGGCGCTTTCGGCGAGGGTTGGCACAATTATCATCACGTATTCCCGTGGGACTACAAGGCCGCCGAATTAGGCAACTATCGCACAAACTTCACTACCGCCTTCATCGACTTCTTTGCTTGGATTGGTTGGGCGTACGATTTGAAGACCGTGGGGCACAGCATGATAAAGAATCGTGCCGCCCGAACGGGCGATGGCTCGAAATACGAGCGAATGAACGATCATGATCATACACACGAAGGAGCTATATGGGGATGGGGCGATACTGATATGGCACCTGAAGATATACAGGAGGCCGAAATCATCAATAAGGGCGACTAAGCCTCGTAATTCAGTTACCTCCGTACGGCATTACACTCGATCGGAGTTGTGCAGAACGTGGACGTCCAACAGGGTAGTTTATGGTTTATAATATGGTTTATAATAGTATTGCAAATTTGTAATGAATTTAATGTTCAGTGTTTGGAAGATTTGGTACATCAAAATACATCATGTaagatattatacaatttcttttatagatgtGTTATACCTATTACACATTGATCTACACATCAGCAATAATTTCACGATggtcattaaattaaaaatgataataaaattcaataattacatttaaaaactaGTCATCATCGATCGATGCATCAACAATAATGTCACGATGATGtttgttgaattaaaatttataatatattcggTGATCGTGTctgaaaattgaatatattattgcacattacaatttctttttacaaatgaCTATCTATCACATTATGTCATCGATCGATGTACCAATGATAATATACGATAAcggttattaaattaaatttttttttcaacagttTTGTGCACGCATCATAAGGTCGATACAATACGATGCATCTAAGACGCGACTGTGATTAcagtgatttttatttaactttgagtagagatattttgttaaagttaattacttataataccgctttaatttgtcattttaatatcatgttcCTCCCATTACTATTCAtctatttgcaattataatgttCTTATTTCGTATATAATCCCTTATGAATTATTCACATTTCTATGTAagacttaattttaaaagattatctaaattttatgcaaatgcgTGAAAATTGATGTGAAAAAAAGATGCcgtatttcacatttttaacatataaattatcaataatgttatatattcgTTGGTCGTGCACGCTCTATGTTACAAAGTCCTGTTGTGCATTGTTGAGTAAGGATATAATCATCCAAAGAACAGCGATGAATCGTTTAATGAcgtcaattaatatttattgtataatattattcgtaCACTATTATATCGTTCCTCTCTTCGGGCCGTTGAAATACGTCACGAGTTCGATCGCCTTGCAACGAAGGAACGGAAAATCTTAAGGCGCGGCAATGATTTCTTAGACCAATCGCAAATTCCAGAATCAGTCGActaaaaatgctttttatgAGAAGTAATAAAGTCTGTCAGAAGAAGCTTGGCCTCGTTAGAGAATAAATTGAGATCTCGCGAATTCTGAAATGATTAAGTGGCGATCTGAATACGAAGTATGTTGGCGTATTGTACAATCAATTATGTACCTACGTATCAAATTCATTTGTGGCCTTC
This Monomorium pharaonis isolate MP-MQ-018 unplaced genomic scaffold, ASM1337386v2 scaffold_506, whole genome shotgun sequence DNA region includes the following protein-coding sequences:
- the LOC105831480 gene encoding acyl-CoA Delta(11) desaturase translates to MAPNLFGSSATLFLEASQQDVSQKKSAAEKAVTQQLSIQKTQTLKPKYQWKIVWRNMIAFAYLHLGALYGLYILITVARFYTFLWSIFVASFAAVGVTAGAHRLWAHRAYKAKWPMRIILMLLQTTAFQNHIYEWVRDHRVHHKFTDTNADPHNAQRGFFFSHMGWLLLRKHPDVISKGATIDMSDLDKDFVVVWQRRLYIILMPVFCFLLPTWIPCHYWNEKPMYAWYATLFRYTLSLNVTWLVNSAAHIWGMKPYDNSISPTDSYSVGIGAFGEGWHNYHHVFPWDYKAAELGNYRTNFTTAFIDFFAWIGWAYDLKTVGHSMIKNRAARTGDGSKYERMNDHDHTHEGAIWGWGDTDMAPEDIQEAEIINKGD